The Papaver somniferum cultivar HN1 chromosome 6, ASM357369v1, whole genome shotgun sequence genome segment TAAGTCGAAAAGTCGTTTCTGGATTTGTATCAAACGCGCTACTCCACGCCCAAACTAGTTGTTTTTTTTACTTCAAAGTCAAAAAAAACTATTTCCTGATGCTTTTCCAAACACGCCATTTCAAGTCCTTACTACACATCCTACCGGGGTGTAAAGTTTCACACTAATGATGCTTAAGAAAACTGTAGTCCACAAATGGTAACTGCATGCAGTATGGTTATAAAAGGTATCTAATTACTTAATCACACGATATCACGGAAATGGCAATGCACGCGGTAAAATTGACATGACGGAACAGAGATAAGCCTCTGAGTTACGCGGTACATTAAAGACATGCAGCAGCAAGTAGGTTAAAAGTCGCTATTGGTTCAGCACTTCAGTTGTTATTTTCGTCTtgtaaatgaaatttttactgaaACTTCAGATTTACATCATTAGTCTTTTAAGGGTGCATTAAGTTTCGTGGTCCATATTTGCTTTTACCGTCCATCAGTCTTCCTAGTTCATACTGTATTTAATATGGTGAATTTGGAAGCTCGCTTGAAGCGTAGCCAGCAGCTCGATTCAGTtgcaagaagaaaaaagaagaaaaaaaaacaagggaAGGTAACAATGTGTTAGAACATGTTCATAACCACCAAACATTCCATCCTAATTGTCTAACGCAACTCCTACCAGTAACTACGCGTTGGAttctaaacctaaaaccaaaACGTAAACACTGAATAGCGAACAACTAGATTTTCAGAGAAGAATGGATAAAATTAAGAACAAACATACACACAACAAACATGATAAACAAACCGAGTTTCTTTAGATAATAACCCAAACCACATCTCTCAGCAGGACCATCCCCAGAGGACGCAATCTTGCATGAAAAATTTGGTTCATAACTTTGTGGATTCTGACAAACTGAGTTCCCCATTCCAAATGCTCCCGGTATGCCTTGTTGCGAAGTTGCAGGTGacatataagctggtctagaaccTGTGTAAGCAGATGGATTCTGTCCAGCAGGAGCAAACATCGCTTGAACATGTTGCGTTCCTTGACCATAATAAGGTTGCGCTGCACCACTGAAAATCCCCTGAACGTAAGGTTGCGCGACACCATTTTGAGTATATGGACTAAAACCACCAATTCCAAGACCAAATTTTTGCCTTTGATCAGTAGCCATTTGACAGTAGATAATATATCCATCGAACCTCTTAATTGGTTCTTCGACAGCCCTTCTTGCTCCTCCAACAGTTTTGTATATAAACATAGCATACCCTCTAAATTTCCCAGTGTATTTATCAAACCCGATTGGACCTTCTTCGATTTCCCCATACTTTGAAAAAAACGAGTGCAATCTCAGACTTGAAGTCTCAGAGTCCACATTACCTACAAATATTTTCCTCTGTTTTTGTTGATTTGAAGCTAAGTGGCACATCGCGATCCGATTTCCAATCTTTTTTAGAGGTTCTCTCAATGCTTTCGAAACAGATTTTCGATGTTTGTATAGTACAAAACCGTACCCTTTAGATTGACCTGTAACTCTGTCAACAACAATTCTACACTGTATAATATCACCGTAAGTTGAGAAAATCTCCTTGAATTGATCTGATGTTGTTTCCCAGTCTAATCCATGAACAAACAATTCACAATGAGACGGATCTTGATCAGCTCGTTTGCGAACTTCTTGaatgatttctctgttttctgTTGATACTGAGCAGATTATATCAATTAGTTGTTTTTTACTAAATGGTTCAAGAAGTTTtgttatatcttcttcttcttcctcctcctcctctgtttctttttcctcttcctcctctgtcTCTGtctcttcgtcttcctcctctgtttcttctaactcttcttcttcaacttgtgCATCATCCAGTTCTGAATCCATTTCTAATTCTGTATCTACTTCATCTTCATATCTTCGTTTCATGGCCATTGATTGATGAAGTTAGAGCAGAAGTTTGGAGTCGGCGGAAAAGAATTGAGTGAAAAATGATAATCTGTTTAGCAATCTGAGTATGAAGTGATTTTTTGGTGTTTTATAAATTtgaaatgaaatttttttatagtGGAAAAAAACTAGCAAAATCATTTTGGTATGAAATGATTTCACATTAATCGTTATAAAAGGTATGTAATCAAAGCTATCCATCTTCACTTTAATGGCAAATATGCAAGTAGGTTTCATTAAGTCTCTGCAATAACGCGGTAAAATTAACATCATGGAACAGAAGGAAACTTCTTAGTATCAGTTCAGTTGTTATTTTTGTCTTGGAATTGATATTTTAAGGGGAACTTGTGATTTACACTGAATAGCCTTTTAAGGCAAACAGTTTCACGGTCCATATGTAGTTTTAccggaaagaaaatgaaacagaaGAGAATAAATGAAATATGCTTTGTAAAATTAAGACTAGGAAATAGAGTGGTTGGTTCCTTGGAGTTATATATCCTTCATTTTCAGCTTTATAAAGTTGCAAGAACCCAACAAAAATATCAACACCAGACACTAAACTTAAAGGCTGCTAAAATGTCACATAGGAAACGCGGTTTCATCGAAGCATAATGCGGTTTTAATCGAATTTAAGTGCTTTTAGGCATTTGAATGTTAGGTTGCTAGTCATGCACAAATGTGCAATGTTATTTGCTTCAATGTCCATTGCCTAAATAGAAAATGAGAATGTAGTATCACTTGTCCTAGAATGTTTAGTATTGCTATAATCAATTAACTTAAATGATAGTTAAATAGATAGATGGATACTGAAAAAGACTAACACTCTAACAGCATAAGACAGGACCACGACAGTCTACCAAAAAAAGAACTTACTCATGGGGTTCAAACTAAgaacaaaaattataaaagaaaCTCTGGATACACTAACATGAAAAACGTAATAACCGAAACCGAATCCTAAGACCAAGTAAGGATTTTAGCATAGTTCCTTCCATTAACGATTCATATATTTTAACATAGCTCGGTgttggataaaaaaaaatttggggctcgaacctgggacctcttgAAGCGCATGAAAttttgggaaacggggatgaccagctgagctagatgTCGTTCTTTACTAAAACTCTTTTTTGTACCTATTATATCTCCTTTTTATCTaatatatatctttttttttaccTAAACAAATATATTCCCattgaaaaaaaaactgaaaaaaaaatggCTACTGAGTAGCCGCTTGGCACTATTCATACgactactgagtagccgtatcgTGTAGGGAAGGGAAAGAAGGGCACTATAGTGAGGCTGTCTTTCTTGTGTTATCCCTTCCCTTTATTTAAGAGATAGGGAAGGAATACCATGTACCATAGTGCTTGGCTTAATGGACCTCGTTCAAGTTCCCCAACTtggaagaaaaataaaacttgtGTTTCGAATTCAAATTGAGAACTCACATTACCTACATACAAAGATTTTCCTCTGCAAAAttcttcttcacattcatttATTGATCACAACTTGCctacaaaataatttttttttctgatacaCTAGAAATTATAAGTGAGAAATACCATttagtcctaggaataatatattagagagagtctagtccagttgacccaGTCTTGTGTCTGTTTGGTCTTTTTTGGGAAAATacattatagtttggtcctaggatgatgtaaatgtcatcatgtggtggcagaaataccctttttggaccacatatatacaaaaaaagagtagaaaatatctcattctcagatttactttctctcccctctttattttcagatctagtttctttcctcttcactttttttctttttccgctGCTGCAAGAAACAAtaaagatttgtgtttttttctagggttttgatttgtagagatgatgaagacgatttatagaggtgatgaagacgaagaatcatataaagattatgaaaacgacgaagatgaagatgttttttTTGATTTCTTGCTACTATTTTTGATGTTTCTGCTggtgttgaagacgaagatgatgatcttttttgtttgctgctcgtgttgaagatctcgatttgttgatatttttcttgttgatgatgatttccgtttgttgctcgtgttgaagatctcgatttgttgatgtttttcgtgttgatgatgatttgttgatgttttttcgtgatgattgttagagcatttctcggtcgaactcgcatgcgttgctatctaaagcatgtttgtcaatgttagtgatcaaaactataagtcttgatttctagtctattatagctaagtctcagactaggatagaaagtgtagttgagctcaaggaattcatggagattcatcatacaagtagaagaactactcaaggaaccggtggaacttctcgacaaaaaggtatgtgaagacttgaacttatctatcacttaaaagtctatctactctatcttctactctttgagacaagaagtcgtatgctatatatatagacttggattatacacatttggtatttcgagctgagtatacctcgcctatatatatctcaaaatatgtgttggtaagcttttcacttcgatcaagtttatctttaccatgcgacgaaagtcatgatatgtttcaatcatcttgaaaattgctttgacgagaaatggtgtaacaactatataatgtcctctaagaatgtttcaatgattgaaatgggagtttagattaaataaccaatggtggacataagcattgttgtggaaacacatttatgtataagtcctattccttgaaccaaagtttgcgaactttgttgatcaagagaaccggaagaatggcgtgagccaagtccgcgacctgccgaagttctcaaacccgagaatttctgctggagttgacaaactacttgtgtgaatctaagtacgcgaactcagtccgcaaaccggcgaagttctcatacccgagaatttatgctggagtttgtaaactctgcccggttatttaagtccgcgaacctagtctgcgaacttgagaaggttatatatctgaagatgatttctgaacttaaacttaaaaagactaaggaatgcagtttgcaaaccgtggatataaaagttcatgaaccgattcaagtgaatcaaatcatctttgcttcaattgtgtcttgtgtagtacataatatttccttgcaattgaacaactctctaactagttcatttgaagtcatttgaactagttatggtgaagaagaacatggttgctatgaaatgctcatatggctaacattttggttaactattgttgaaccaacaagtgcatatgttttggtacggttaacaaacctagaagcacgcattgtcaagtgtgtgtaacaaactaagttttcgatctaacggttgataaatattagcttgaatctaaatcgggttttcatctaacagtgaatattgaatgctttgttactaagctaacattgattgcaaaccctgatttgaaagactatataatggagacatctagtattgtgcaaaaataatccccacaccttacgcgtgatactagttcgcgtgatagagtcgattcttatttaaactttggtttttttcttataaaaccaggttaacgacttaaagacttcattgggattgtgaagccagactgatactacttttatcgtagttgtgtgatctgatcttgcatcttctatcgtactagtacaatcagattgattggcttgagattgatatctttgacaggcaagatataaaaattaatcacaaacatcttcttctcattgtttgtgattccacaacatcttgtttcactaccatacgattaagattgttgtgaggtgattgataactctaggatgttcttcgggaatataagaccggattatcaattggttcctgttcaacttgattattatcaaaagacgaaacaaaacctttagggtttatctgtgggagacagattgatcctttgatagacttgtctgtgtgagacagatttctttattgtcaaagcctgcgattttgggtcgtatcaactgttagttgtgggtgagatcaactaagagaatcaagtgcgcagtatcctgatgggatcataggagtaggagcataattgtaccttggatcagtgggagattgatttgggttcaactacagtccattccgaagttatcttggagtaggctagtgtctgtagcggcttaatacagtgtgtgttcaatctggactaggtccctgggtttttcttcatttgcggtttactcattaacaaaatttctggtgtctgtgttatttcaatttccgcgttatattattttatctttataattgaaataatacaggttgtgcgttatatcatcaattagagtaatgcaacctttggttgttgattgtcattgaatgATCCttcgatattggtctttggtaccatccaagttattccttgcatttgattaaaactcgcagttcctgcttgagtaaatcaaatcaagagagagatataaaatcgttgatatacttttaattgattgagtcttgttgattctcttaaaaatatattcgagtttgtccatacagattgctaagtgaaatattgggtggtgttgttataccccagctttttcaattagtatcagagaagtcaaacacgttcaagaccttacaagtctgtgtttttagcgatcgGACTCTatagacagaggtgctatctctattagcgtaccaccagtcttcgatggctctaattacttatggtggaaaattgatatgcgagattttcttcaagctcgtgattttcaatcatgggtatatgttgataatggctatgatgctcccgttgtggcagttggagatataAATGttaccaagaatattggtgaacacagtcctgctgagatacttgttgcaaagcaaaattccgacggtttgaatgcaatcatacatgccactaccccaaatcttcagcaccatgtgtcaaattgcactaggtctaaagatgattgggatatcttagaaaccgtatttgaaggtaactccagtgaaaaggaagctagacttcaaaatattaattccgattgggagaaccttcgtatggcagatgaagatacatttgatgagttcaatcacagagtgtctgaaattgttaatgcatcttttgcattgggtaagactattcctgaaaaggacattgtgatgaaaattctcagatcgttgccatctagatacgagtctaagaagcatgccatcgttgagggaaataactttGATAATCTTTCGAGAAATACATTGGTTGCaaagctaaatatctttgatcatgagcaaacatccaaaatcggaaaggatgtttcctttaaagcacagaagaacactaaattacttgataaaggtaaaagtgtttatgtctctgaggatgatcggtatgaggatgatttttcggatgaagatcttgacaaatcagtctccttgatcacaagacagtttagggatcttctattgaagagaagtaaacggttttcaagagacaaacctaagtcatcagataaacctcacaatcgcgttcttcctaaaaatagggatgctgacgaggctgatgacgaggatttGCCACAATGCTATAAGTGTGAAGGCTTTgttcatttttcaaatgagtacccaaatcgtataaaatacactgggaacaaaggtcttgctgtaacacttgatgagatgtctgagatctatgattctgatgaagacaggaaatcaagtgtcggtcttctatgtgaaacattgattttgataaatgtagcaatacatatatcaaccttgatggtttcgatgAAGAGGAGAATCAATTgaaccatcctttggaaactctgtttgtaacgtttcaggatctactatgtgtgtAGCTGCGTTCACACCAAAGATGCCTGAATAtcatccaagtttgacgtgctctttttgttctcagaagggtcatgaactatcaatattttacaagtacaaacatcaggTGAGGAACGTCAACAAACTTAaccgaagagcaaatcgattggcaaggaagcttaaaacttgctcagaagattgCTGAGGtattaggattttatcttcgtctaataagttggtttccaaagacaaaataagaccattagagaagaaggtatggtcaaatctctttgatagacagaagtatgaggattcctctctagaggaaaatggtggacaaattgttgttcaccacaacacaaatttattgtgttgtttggtaaatcttgtctcatgtgcctgatcaaaagagataagattgtgtaccactcaggctttagaaaaagttttttttggtttgtttttccgATCTATCAAATAaactaaagggttattatcgacaattctactctttatagggtttagagttggaattccacgaacctgtttaaaggttgcgaaccctacattcctttttcttctctgatattctttatatcctaagactgcttgatgagattgtgaattccactcacaaaaactagttgtttataattgttctctaagcatcatgtctttggatggaaaagatgtcaatatgattgttaagccatcaatcaaggaaaaagagaaatctccagtaactctttccttgaaaagaaagagaaggaatacaagaaatccaagggctttcccttctaactctcagaagttttccgatgttcttgatgagttgaaggaagtaagaaaggaaattagtgaaataaaggcttgcgttttaagatttttggaaattcagaaggccctggttcgacatcataagccaagacggttcgttggtattgactccttcctccacgaaccttatattccaatggctgttgacgagaaggagttcgggaatgataaggaatttctcaaagacattgttgcctagtatgtcttctttttggtttagttggaagaataactagtgctttggacaatgattgtgactacacatagttattatttttcatcttcttgtttttttaggtttattggtttaaattctaaaaatatttggaggatgatgttgttgaagtattaatctttatgatttgttatattgcaattttttatgggatattggtgtttacgaccgtgaactatgtttgtcccatactttgtcaaaagtaaagtcgtttgtgatcggtattcacgtactggtaaaagaatgaacagaattttgaaaaatacaaaagttaagcctatattgtcaaatctttgatggaagataggttaaaatcttttgttttcaaggattatgtctattaattgtcattatgaaaatagtgattgaagataggacgaatccttgtgtattccgcagtattgatcatccctaatccatattttatgtattactttgaggctccgtaatgcatattatgttgagcattatacaaccaagttgatttattagcttagttggtgttccgtgagatatgttatgtcgagcatattgaactaaattatcatcttgtttggttatttagttattgatccgtaagttttcttatgtcgaccaaaacaaatgacaattaaattgattacttttgtgattggtgatgtgattttcaattgagttgtagtaaaaagttcgttgagacttgtgaaagcaaaagattttagacttataaaacttaaaaatagaaaacttatttcaaaattgatttaaagatattaaaagtaaccaagacactagattccactattacacatgaatgaacgataccaaatatgtttcaaaactctaactatcctttaagtcctttatttcttaattcacacataatcaaacatattcccaaatattgaTTGTATTCCCAAAGCATAGACTATCAactgattaaacaaagtataatctatcaacttgaatcacaagtaattaagaaaattatgtaaacatttaaaaactctgcaaaagcagtgattgagtgaattataattaaaaattagagaaaatgaaatagttacccattattcatgtgtaaatagcttcatccACTTCCTCTATTaagcgagaatttagcctctcattatgttggaaacacactcagaattcgatttcattgctcaaaaatggtttacaaatgatgaaaagggaaaaataattcaaaaccgggtttgtaacgcttataattgttacaaaccaaataatGATACAGaagatgtgtcactgttactatagctctaagactgtcactGAACAATCGCAAATactatagcaaaataagactgcttcttgaggtcttatgttcttcgtgttcttcaatggcagtagcagcagcaggtttctctggtgatcgtatttcgcctctgtgatgttccaaatccttcccaaactctccgtctccGTTAGTGATACCCcaagatgctatttatacacaacggTGACAGAAACCCTCCATAATAACTCACAGTGATCTCCATTTTACTAGGCAGTGAATAggattattctcgggaatatcttctttattttcttgccttttcacGCGTTAATCTTCTTACAGCACGTTCCAAATCTTCATGTTCACGCCTCAGATGTAGTCTATCACACTTCCATCTCACGCTATGCACAGAAGAATGCGTACAATCCCTGTGAATATCTTCTTTTAACCACTTTCCCTGTTTTGTATAATCCACGTACACAACCATCTTCTTTCGAATCAGAAATAGATACGAGCCCTGTTTACGTGTAACAGACCCATACCAACCCATttgagtgattgaatcactccaTAAGTCTCCAAGATCAAGAACAGCAACTCTTGGGTTTCCTTAAGCAAAAGCCATAACTCCCTGACTCATTCAAACTCGATGATTTATCCAGTTCTGATCAATTCCGGCAACCTTACCACACCTGTGAGACTGAAACAAGTATTCCCAAACAATTACAACCATTGAGTCTCACTGcatcgcacaaaaactccaacCTTAATTTTGccataattttcccgccaaaacttgaaattcaaaatgaagaagatgaagtgccctgatccaaaatatgggcgcctttaacagcttgggcgtctgggggtgcccttatccaaaataagggtgcctttagtacttttctgggggtgccccgagcaacttttctaaccgaattttccaaaaatgtttatttccaaaaaatacctacaaacacataaaacaccataataagtacgaaatcgagtaccaacaatacagtacattgaggacaaattagacacaaaaatgtgtctatcaattagtttggttgtgtattccaattagattaattatgggttctcttgaaattaatctagttgagtttttccgtgtctccataagttctcttatgctgagaataatcaattgaattgatcacctcttctgtttaatttgattgtgtattccgattaaattaatcatgtgtttacttgtgattaatttgattaagttttttggatatagaaaattgttctcatggtttttggtgtccaataaaatccttcttttcttatgaaattaaggtcgctcttgttgttctttcgggaatgacatcaaatgggggagagttcttttgaacttgtgcttaatggtcatatctttaggggtgtgcggttgtggaattttagaggggttatcttgtatctttaaactccttgatgaatgcatttagcttcatctttatgattgcatctaaatttgttggtgtgtatttttttccttttgtcatgaaatgtctctcggaaatttcattatgatcattttcttgtatctttgccaattttattgacaaaaagggggagaattaatatgtagttcatactacaaatacatatggttttcggatcattatgtaagggggagtggtttccatgtgagatagagtattgactaagagggagtgatacatatcacatagtattattgttgaagttgtgatacaattgaactttgacgctgtgtaataatactatgacactgtataacaatgatcgagaactatgttttctcattgttacacctacggatcttcaacagcggtcatgctaaacttacaacctttgtgatcattggagtacttggaagtgacgaatatttcgaggaatgttgaatattagacatgtggaataggagctactaaagtttctttaacttttttgtattccatatgtattgatagttttgtcactaaaattgacaaagggggagattgttagagcattggtcggtcgaactcgcatgcattgctatctcaagcatgtttgtcaatgttagtgatcaaaactataagtcttgatttctagtctattatagctaagtctcggattaggatagaaaaaaggacttcatggcgattcatcatacaagtagaagaactactcaaggaactggtggaacttctcggcaaaaaggtatgtgaagacttgaacttatctatcactcaaaagtctatctactctatatcctactctttgatacaagaagtcgtatgttatatatgtagacttggatcatacacatttggtatttcgaactgagtatacctcgcctatttatatctcgaaatatgtgttagtaagattttcgcttcgatcaagtttatctttaccatgagac includes the following:
- the LOC113285443 gene encoding UBP1-associated protein 2A-like, whose protein sequence is MAMKRRYEDEVDTELEMDSELDDAQVEEEELEETEEEDEETETEEEEEKETEEEEEEEEDITKLLEPFSKKQLIDIICSVSTENREIIQEVRKRADQDPSHCELFVHGLDWETTSDQFKEIFSTYGDIIQCRIVVDRVTGQSKGYGFVLYKHRKSVSKALREPLKKIGNRIAMCHLASNQQKQRKIFVGNVDSETSSLRLHSFFSKYGEIEEGPIGFDKYTGKFRGYAMFIYKTVGGARRAVEEPIKRFDGYIIYCQMATDQRQKFGLGIGGFSPYTQNGVAQPYVQGIFSGAAQPYYGQGTQHVQAMFAPAGQNPSAYTGSRPAYMSPATSQQGIPGAFGMGNSVCQNPQSYEPNFSCKIASSGDGPAERCGLGYYLKKLGLFIMFVVCMFVLNFIHSSLKI